Proteins encoded in a region of the Pangasianodon hypophthalmus isolate fPanHyp1 chromosome 21, fPanHyp1.pri, whole genome shotgun sequence genome:
- the xcr1b.2 gene encoding C-C chemokine receptor type 5, with product MFSINSTTPLTYTRMKENNVTDYQNDSYEYDYGDLITHCHLEKYDQITGVSYIAICCFSFLGNGMLLYALARFEDLKRVTMLFLLFLAFFDLLFTLTLPFWAVDHLKEWIFGDIACKILTGAYFVGIYGSLILLTAMTVDCFFFIVVRSQWFTRRRRLNCARAAFAGSWIISVGACLKEALSSEVKNVNSVHSCDTVPSPDDQAGYYTQFVMLFAIPLVIIILCYAKILHTLMSSSGQRRYKTLLVVLLIIMAFVVCWGPYHIVIILMPTHRNNDCAKERQLQQTFVACRILAYFHCCINPLLFLIRGRSRKILSRLLFCQPQHRRFEPSDRSSDPSHFNIHQHFSMAIPQNVTELKSL from the coding sequence ATGTTTTCTATTAACTCAACAACACCGCTGACCTACacaagaatgaaagaaaataacgTCACTGATTATCAGAATGACTCCTATGAATATGATTATGGAGACTTAATCACACACTGTCATTTGGAGAAATACGATCAAATCACAGGAGTAAGTTACATTGCCATCTGTTGCTTCAGCTTCCTCGGGAATGGCATGCTCCTCTATGCTCTGGCCCGCTTCGAAGATCTCAAAAGGGTCACCATGCTTTTTCTACTCTTCTTGGCATTTTTTGACCTGTTGTTCACACTGACGCTTCCTTTCTGGGCTGTTGATCACCTGAAGGAATGGATCTTTGGAGATATTGCGTGTAAGATCCTAACTGGGGCCTATTTCGTTGGAATATATGGAAGCCTCATTCTACTGACGGCCATGACAGTCGACTGCTTCTTTTTTATCGTCGTGCGCAGCCAGTGGTTCACTCGCAGAAGAAGGCTCAACTGTGCAAGGGCAGCTTTTGCGGGGTCGTGGATCATCAGTGTAGGAGCCTGTCTGAAAGAAGCCCTGTCCTCTGAGGTTAAAAACGTGAATTCTGTCCACAGCTGCGACACCGTTCCTTCTCCAGATGACCAGGCGGGTTACTACACACAATTTGTCATGCTCTTCGCCATTCCACTGGTAATCATCATCCTGTGCTACGCCAAAATCCTGCACACGCTCATGTCGAGCTCGGGACAGAGAAGGTATAAGACGTTGCTGGTCGTGTTGCTCATAATCATGGCTTTCGTCGTATGTTGGGGACCTTATCATATTGTCATAATCCTGATGCCGACTCATCGTAACAACGATTGCGCAAAGGAACGTCAACTCCAGCAAACTTTTGTTGCCTGCCGTATCCTTGCCTATTTCCACTGCTGTATCAATCCACTGTTGTTTCTGATCAGAGGAAGGTCCAGAAAAATCCTGTCCAGGCTTCTGTTCTGCCAGCCTCAACACAGGAGATTTGAACCATCAGACAGATCTTCTGACCCGAGTCACTTCAACATTCACCAACACTTCAGCATGGCAATTCCACAAAATGTAACAGAGCTTAAATCACTTTGA